Proteins encoded together in one Salarchaeum sp. JOR-1 window:
- a CDS encoding HpcH/HpaI aldolase/citrate lyase family protein codes for MVNELRETLDSGGVALGVLDNAYSPTLVEFYGELGLEFVWLDFEHGGPDPWDSREVEDLLRAAERTDIELLVRLPDTDPTLVRKALDLGVRNVFLPRVETADEVEAAVRSSRFTYDGEPGKRGLGSPRARHWGLKENYVEREDAETVVGTTIETKEAVENIEDIVSVPELGFVFLGPLDLSVSYGHPGELDHPDVRDALETVRTAAIDADVPVGGLGFGMDDVNEKVESGYQILNLGSTTGALKGAVQGWLDGYEGER; via the coding sequence ATGGTGAACGAGTTACGGGAGACGCTCGATTCCGGCGGTGTGGCGCTCGGCGTTCTGGATAACGCGTACAGTCCGACGCTGGTGGAGTTTTACGGCGAACTCGGTCTGGAGTTCGTGTGGCTGGACTTCGAGCACGGCGGGCCCGACCCGTGGGATTCCCGCGAGGTCGAAGACCTGTTGCGGGCGGCCGAGCGGACGGACATCGAACTCCTGGTTCGGCTGCCGGACACCGACCCGACGCTGGTGCGGAAGGCGCTCGACCTGGGCGTGCGGAACGTCTTCCTGCCGCGCGTCGAGACCGCCGACGAGGTGGAGGCGGCGGTGCGGTCGTCGCGCTTCACGTACGACGGCGAACCCGGGAAGCGCGGACTCGGGTCGCCGCGCGCGCGGCACTGGGGACTGAAGGAGAATTACGTCGAACGCGAGGACGCGGAGACTGTCGTCGGCACGACCATCGAGACCAAGGAGGCCGTCGAGAACATCGAGGACATCGTCTCGGTTCCCGAACTCGGGTTCGTCTTCCTCGGGCCGCTCGACCTCTCCGTCTCCTACGGCCACCCGGGCGAACTCGACCACCCCGACGTACGGGACGCCCTGGAGACCGTTCGCACCGCCGCCATCGACGCGGACGTGCCCGTCGGCGGCCTCGGCTTCGGGATGGACGACGTGAACGAGAAAGTCGAATCCGGCTACCAGATTCTCAACCTCGGCAGCACCACCGGCGCGCTCAAGGGCGCAGTCCAGGGCTGGCTGGACGGCTACGAGGGCGAGCGCTAG
- a CDS encoding S9 family peptidase, producing the protein MTATVELEELASLPEFYHPRVSPDGDRVAFYYDETGRNELYVQDLASGERTRVSDGNVPRAARWPIAWDADGERVFFHQDEGGDEQNDIHAMTLDGEVEVVVAVDGQAAFHDVTSDGRYVLYGSDEGEQMNLYRYDTREDETERLTAYDQPVHGGQFGPDEERVAYVANETDALENRDAYVMNADGSEKRKLDVGEVGAEAYPNDWHPDGDRLLVSDNTTDLGRVGVYDLETDEVEWLSRGEYEESGAAFGLDGDTVVASRVRNAATMPVEYDLDSGDATAYDLDEGVAGLAGDEHFDNEGRAILAHTTSDERKTLYAYDRASGETETLIAPEYGDIDPETFVESEYVTYESEDGLEIGALLYDSGERPSPAVVMVHGGPHARSMPRFDLYAQFLVSRGYTVLQPNYRGSTGRGREFKHRIHNDWGGGEQADVAAGGEWLRNLDWVDSERVAVMGGSYGGYSAYWQMVQYPELWATGIAQVGITDLLRMYENSMPHFQSMLEQQLGDPEENEAFWRERSPLTHVEDIRNPILIVHGVNDPRCPVDQARVFRDALLDQGWTENEDGDFEYEELGAEGHGSTDIDQKIRQFTLVDDFLDRRL; encoded by the coding sequence GTGACAGCTACTGTCGAACTCGAAGAGCTCGCGAGCCTGCCCGAGTTCTACCACCCGCGCGTGTCGCCGGACGGCGACCGGGTGGCGTTCTACTACGACGAGACCGGGCGGAACGAACTGTACGTGCAAGACCTCGCGTCGGGCGAGCGCACGCGGGTGAGCGACGGGAACGTCCCGCGGGCGGCGCGCTGGCCCATCGCGTGGGACGCCGACGGCGAGCGCGTGTTCTTCCACCAGGACGAGGGCGGCGACGAGCAGAACGACATCCACGCGATGACGCTCGACGGCGAGGTCGAGGTCGTCGTGGCGGTGGACGGCCAGGCGGCGTTCCACGACGTGACGAGCGACGGCCGGTACGTGCTCTACGGGAGCGACGAGGGCGAGCAGATGAACCTCTACCGGTACGACACCCGCGAGGACGAGACCGAACGGCTGACCGCGTACGACCAGCCCGTGCACGGCGGGCAGTTCGGGCCGGACGAGGAGCGCGTCGCGTACGTCGCGAACGAGACGGACGCGCTGGAGAACCGGGACGCGTACGTGATGAACGCGGACGGCAGCGAGAAGCGGAAGCTCGACGTCGGCGAGGTCGGCGCGGAGGCCTACCCGAACGACTGGCATCCCGACGGCGACCGCCTCCTCGTCTCCGACAACACGACCGACCTCGGCCGGGTCGGCGTCTACGACCTCGAGACCGACGAGGTGGAGTGGCTCTCACGTGGCGAGTACGAGGAGTCCGGGGCGGCGTTCGGCCTCGACGGCGACACCGTCGTCGCCTCGCGCGTGCGGAACGCGGCGACGATGCCCGTCGAGTACGACCTCGATTCGGGCGACGCGACGGCGTACGACCTCGACGAGGGCGTCGCCGGCCTCGCGGGCGACGAACACTTCGACAATGAGGGCCGGGCGATACTGGCGCACACCACCTCGGACGAGCGCAAGACCCTGTACGCGTACGACCGCGCGAGCGGCGAGACGGAGACGCTCATCGCGCCCGAGTACGGCGACATCGACCCCGAGACGTTCGTCGAGTCCGAGTACGTCACGTACGAGAGCGAGGACGGCCTGGAGATCGGCGCGCTCCTCTACGATTCGGGTGAGCGTCCGAGTCCCGCGGTCGTGATGGTGCACGGCGGCCCGCACGCGCGCTCGATGCCGCGCTTCGACCTGTACGCGCAGTTCCTCGTCTCCAGAGGCTACACCGTCCTCCAGCCGAACTACCGGGGGTCGACGGGACGGGGGAGGGAGTTCAAGCACCGCATTCACAACGACTGGGGCGGCGGCGAGCAGGCCGACGTGGCCGCGGGCGGCGAGTGGCTCCGGAACCTCGACTGGGTCGATTCGGAGCGCGTCGCCGTGATGGGCGGGTCGTACGGCGGCTATTCGGCGTACTGGCAGATGGTGCAGTACCCCGAGCTGTGGGCGACCGGCATCGCCCAGGTCGGCATCACCGACCTCCTCCGGATGTACGAGAACTCGATGCCGCACTTCCAGTCCATGCTCGAACAACAGCTCGGCGACCCCGAGGAGAACGAGGCGTTCTGGCGCGAGCGCTCCCCGCTCACGCACGTCGAGGACATCCGGAATCCCATCCTCATCGTCCACGGCGTCAACGACCCGCGGTGTCCCGTCGACCAGGCGCGCGTCTTCCGGGACGCCCTCCTCGACCAGGGGTGGACCGAGAACGAGGACGGCGACTTCGAGTACGAGGAACTCGGCGCGGAAGGCCACGGCTCCACCGACATCGACCAGAAGATTCGACAGTTCACGCTCGTGGACGACTTCCTCGACCGCCGGCTCTGA
- a CDS encoding AzlC family ABC transporter permease, with product MNAPDATEFRRGARAVLPLVPAIAGFGLVVGVAAGNAGFSLAQAIGLSVFVFAGASQLATVELVDAGAPLAVVVLTAVVINLRMMMYSASIAGYFDDVAERWRAGMAYLLTDQAYALSISHYGDDPPSDPRGYYLGVALPLWIVWQIATVAGLLAGASIPAKWGVTFAVPLVFLALLVPAMNDRPSTLAAVVGGGVAALGAGLPLNLGLLLGAVLGVAAALTLGGDEA from the coding sequence ATGAACGCTCCCGACGCGACCGAGTTCCGGCGCGGCGCGCGCGCCGTCCTCCCCCTCGTCCCCGCGATCGCGGGGTTCGGGCTAGTCGTCGGGGTCGCCGCCGGCAACGCCGGGTTCAGCCTCGCGCAGGCAATCGGCTTGTCGGTGTTCGTGTTCGCGGGCGCGAGCCAGCTCGCGACCGTCGAACTCGTCGACGCGGGCGCGCCGCTCGCCGTCGTCGTGCTCACCGCCGTCGTCATCAACCTCCGGATGATGATGTACTCCGCGTCCATCGCGGGCTACTTCGACGACGTCGCGGAGCGCTGGCGCGCCGGAATGGCGTACCTCCTCACCGACCAGGCGTACGCGCTCTCCATCAGCCACTACGGCGACGACCCGCCGAGCGACCCCCGCGGCTACTACCTCGGCGTCGCCCTCCCGCTCTGGATCGTCTGGCAGATAGCGACCGTCGCCGGCCTGCTCGCGGGCGCGAGCATCCCCGCGAAGTGGGGCGTGACGTTCGCCGTCCCCCTCGTCTTCCTCGCGCTCCTCGTCCCCGCGATGAACGACCGCCCCAGCACGCTCGCGGCCGTCGTCGGTGGTGGCGTCGCCGCGCTCGGCGCGGGCCTCCCGCTCAACCTCGGCCTCCTCCTCGGCGCGGTGCTCGGCGTCGCCGCCGCGCTCACGCTCGGAGGTGACGAGGCGTGA
- a CDS encoding AzlD domain-containing protein: MNDATLWGLVLVIGAATFLIRYSFLYLVGRTGDLPPRLSRALAFVPPAVFAALVVPEFVSYDGVLHVAPDQLVAGVAAALVAWYTENMFATIAAGMLALWALRFLV; the protein is encoded by the coding sequence GTGAACGACGCGACCCTCTGGGGGCTCGTGCTGGTCATCGGGGCGGCGACGTTCCTCATCCGGTACTCATTCCTCTACCTCGTCGGCCGCACCGGCGACCTCCCGCCCCGCCTCTCGCGCGCGCTCGCGTTCGTCCCCCCGGCGGTGTTCGCGGCGCTCGTCGTCCCCGAGTTCGTCAGCTACGACGGCGTCCTCCACGTCGCGCCCGACCAACTCGTCGCGGGCGTCGCCGCGGCGCTCGTCGCCTGGTACACCGAGAACATGTTCGCCACAATCGCCGCCGGGATGCTCGCGCTCTGGGCGCTGCGCTTTCTCGTCTAG
- a CDS encoding DoxX family protein, translating into MSDDKPWLLGRLALGLGLALQASEDFRDLDDHVEYAESAGVPMPSVLAPLASAAMIAAGVCIALWRLPRLATAAAAGFLVTVTATMHDFWNEEGDASGERLAFFGNLAMLGGVLLALRRAFD; encoded by the coding sequence ATGAGCGACGACAAACCGTGGCTGCTCGGCCGGCTGGCGCTCGGCCTCGGACTGGCGTTACAGGCGAGCGAGGACTTCCGCGACCTCGACGACCACGTGGAGTACGCGGAGTCGGCGGGCGTTCCGATGCCGTCCGTGCTCGCGCCGCTCGCGTCCGCGGCGATGATAGCGGCAGGCGTCTGTATCGCGCTCTGGCGGCTGCCGCGGCTGGCGACGGCGGCGGCGGCGGGCTTCCTCGTGACGGTGACGGCGACGATGCACGACTTCTGGAACGAGGAGGGCGACGCGAGCGGCGAGCGTCTCGCGTTCTTCGGGAACCTCGCGATGCTCGGCGGCGTCCTGCTCGCCCTCAGGAGAGCGTTCGACTAG
- a CDS encoding Lrp/AsnC family transcriptional regulator, producing MVVAYVLIKANSGEADRILGEIADLDGVVDAHIVAGDVDFIAKLDVESPAGVKEVSANGIQRVRGVESTETYLSME from the coding sequence ATGGTGGTCGCGTACGTCCTCATCAAGGCGAACTCGGGCGAGGCCGACCGCATCCTCGGCGAGATCGCCGACCTCGACGGCGTCGTGGACGCGCACATCGTCGCGGGCGACGTGGACTTCATCGCGAAGCTCGACGTGGAGTCGCCCGCGGGCGTGAAGGAGGTGAGCGCGAACGGCATCCAGCGCGTCCGCGGCGTCGAGAGCACCGAGACCTACCTCTCGATGGAGTAG
- a CDS encoding TrkA family potassium uptake protein, giving the protein MRFVIIGAGRVGFRTARVIANEGHTAVIIENNPDKVEKARAEGFEVIEGDGASEEVLVDADLDSTDAVGALTGDLNVNFAACMVANAHGCRTVLRIDEDYRENIYRKYADEVDEIVYPERLGAIGAKNALLGGNVTAIADLAENLQVVQFTVTADAPMQGYTVTELELPSRSRLLGFGKKEESLGLPLPDDTLEVGDRIAVLAEFDALDDVRQILVGEEPSRASGVN; this is encoded by the coding sequence ATGCGCTTCGTTATCATCGGTGCCGGACGGGTGGGGTTCCGCACGGCGCGCGTCATCGCGAACGAGGGACACACTGCAGTCATCATCGAGAACAACCCGGACAAGGTCGAGAAGGCGCGCGCGGAGGGGTTCGAGGTCATCGAAGGCGACGGCGCGAGCGAGGAGGTGCTCGTGGACGCCGACCTCGATTCGACGGACGCGGTCGGCGCGCTCACCGGCGACCTGAACGTGAATTTCGCGGCGTGTATGGTCGCGAACGCGCACGGCTGCCGAACGGTCCTCCGCATCGACGAAGACTACCGGGAGAACATCTACCGGAAGTACGCGGACGAGGTGGACGAAATCGTCTACCCCGAGCGCCTCGGCGCGATCGGCGCGAAGAACGCGCTGCTCGGCGGGAACGTCACCGCCATCGCGGACCTCGCGGAGAACCTCCAGGTCGTGCAGTTCACGGTGACGGCGGACGCGCCGATGCAGGGGTACACCGTGACGGAACTCGAACTCCCCTCGCGGAGCCGCCTGCTCGGGTTCGGGAAGAAGGAGGAGTCGCTCGGCCTCCCGCTGCCGGACGACACGCTCGAGGTCGGCGACCGAATCGCCGTCCTGGCGGAGTTCGACGCGCTGGACGACGTGCGCCAGATACTCGTCGGCGAGGAGCCGTCGCGGGCCTCGGGGGTGAACTGA
- a CDS encoding Lrp/AsnC family transcriptional regulator, with protein MVHAFIMVKTAAGSSADARDAIIDLEFVADAHVVAGEYDVIAEADGDAVGDVLNTASTEIQGLDGVEDTKTYISMSA; from the coding sequence ATGGTACACGCGTTCATCATGGTGAAGACGGCCGCCGGGTCGTCCGCCGACGCCCGTGACGCAATCATCGACTTGGAGTTCGTCGCGGACGCGCACGTCGTCGCCGGCGAGTACGACGTCATCGCGGAGGCCGACGGGGACGCCGTCGGAGACGTGCTCAACACCGCCTCCACCGAAATACAGGGGCTGGACGGCGTGGAGGACACGAAGACGTACATCTCGATGTCCGCGTGA
- the tmk gene encoding dTMP kinase, producing MLITLEGIDGSGKTTVWEALRADREDAVFTREPTDSWYGDAVQRSIDDDDADAVAEAFLYTADHAAHLSRVVRPALEEGDLVISDRYSDSRYAYQGVALDGRVPRPMEYLRGIHAPWTREPDLTLYFDVDPETGAARAGATNKFEQVEFLARVRENYETLIDWDPARFVRIDATRPPEDVLDDVEDALADV from the coding sequence ATGCTGATCACGCTGGAGGGAATCGACGGCAGCGGGAAGACGACGGTCTGGGAGGCCCTCCGCGCCGACCGCGAGGACGCCGTGTTCACGCGCGAGCCGACGGACTCCTGGTACGGCGACGCCGTCCAGCGCTCCATCGACGACGACGACGCGGACGCGGTCGCGGAGGCCTTCCTCTACACCGCCGATCACGCCGCGCACCTCTCCCGGGTGGTGCGGCCCGCCCTCGAGGAGGGCGACCTCGTCATCTCCGATCGGTACTCCGACTCGCGGTACGCGTATCAGGGCGTCGCGCTCGACGGCCGCGTGCCGCGGCCGATGGAGTACCTGCGGGGGATTCACGCGCCGTGGACCAGAGAGCCGGATCTGACGCTGTACTTCGACGTCGACCCGGAGACGGGCGCGGCGCGGGCGGGCGCGACGAACAAGTTCGAGCAGGTGGAGTTCCTCGCACGAGTCCGGGAGAACTACGAGACGCTCATCGACTGGGATCCGGCGCGGTTCGTGCGCATCGACGCGACGCGCCCGCCGGAGGACGTGCTGGACGACGTCGAGGACGCGCTCGCGGACGTTTAG
- a CDS encoding complex I NDUFA9 subunit family protein — MHVLVTGGTGFIGTRLCAELTERGHDVTALSRSPEGEVPSGVDTYVGDVTALDSIRGAFEGVDAVVNLVALSPLFKPSGGDERHLEVHYGGTQNVVEAAEEHGVAKLVQMSALGADPTGPTAYIRAKGLAEDAVRDSGLTHTIVRPSVVFGEGGEFVSFTKLLTTPYVTGLPGGGKTRFQPIWVDDLVPMLADSLDGEHDGETYELGGPEKLTLAEVTRLVYRADGTSTRVLPIPMALAKIGLSVADVLPGAPMGSDQYRSLRFDNTVSENDVDAFGVSAGDLRTFADYLGVA, encoded by the coding sequence ATGCACGTACTCGTCACGGGCGGAACGGGATTCATCGGGACGCGACTCTGCGCCGAACTCACGGAGCGCGGACACGACGTGACCGCGCTCTCGCGCTCCCCCGAGGGAGAAGTACCGTCGGGCGTCGACACGTACGTCGGGGACGTGACGGCGCTCGACTCCATCAGGGGCGCGTTCGAGGGCGTCGACGCGGTCGTGAACCTCGTCGCGCTCAGCCCGCTGTTCAAGCCGTCGGGCGGCGACGAACGCCACCTCGAAGTCCACTACGGCGGCACGCAGAACGTCGTCGAGGCCGCCGAGGAACACGGCGTGGCAAAGCTCGTGCAGATGAGCGCGCTCGGCGCGGACCCGACCGGCCCGACCGCGTACATCCGCGCGAAGGGCCTCGCGGAGGACGCCGTCCGCGATTCGGGCCTGACCCACACCATCGTCCGGCCCTCGGTGGTGTTCGGCGAGGGCGGCGAGTTCGTCTCCTTCACGAAACTCCTCACGACGCCGTACGTCACGGGCCTCCCCGGCGGCGGGAAGACGCGCTTCCAGCCCATCTGGGTGGACGACCTCGTGCCGATGCTCGCCGACTCGCTCGACGGCGAGCACGACGGCGAGACGTACGAACTCGGCGGCCCCGAGAAACTCACGCTCGCCGAGGTCACCCGCCTCGTTTACCGCGCGGACGGGACGTCCACGCGCGTCCTCCCGATTCCGATGGCGCTCGCGAAGATCGGCCTCTCCGTCGCGGACGTGCTACCGGGCGCACCGATGGGTTCCGACCAGTACCGCTCGCTGCGGTTCGACAACACCGTCTCGGAGAACGACGTGGACGCGTTCGGCGTCTCAGCGGGCGACCTCCGGACGTTCGCGGACTACCTCGGCGTCGCGTGA
- a CDS encoding tubulin/FtsZ family protein, which yields MKLAMIGFGQAGGKVLDKFLEYDEKHGSGIVRAAVAVNTAKADLMGLDHVPEENRVLIGQSRVKGHGVGADNELGAEIAEEDIDEVQGAIDSIPVHEVDAFLVLAGLGGGTGSGGAPVLAKHIKRIYTEPVYGLGILPGGDEGGIYTLNAARSFQTFVREVDNLLVFDNDAWRKTGESVQGGYDEINEEIVKRFGVLFGAGEVEQGGEVAESVVDSSEIINTLAGGGVSTVGYASETVETSGSSGGGLLSKFTGGSNSQPEDSANTTNRITSLVRKAALGRLTLPCEIDGAERALLVTAGPPAFLNRKGIERGRKWLEEQTGSMEVRGGDYPVPNSGSVAAVVLLAGVTNVPRIKELQQVAIEAQENIDEIRDESEENLQNLVEDDDDELESLF from the coding sequence ATGAAACTCGCAATGATCGGGTTCGGCCAAGCCGGTGGGAAAGTACTCGACAAGTTCCTCGAGTACGACGAGAAGCACGGCTCCGGTATCGTCCGGGCCGCTGTTGCCGTCAACACCGCCAAGGCCGACCTGATGGGACTCGACCACGTTCCGGAAGAGAATCGCGTCCTCATCGGGCAGTCCCGGGTGAAGGGGCACGGCGTCGGCGCGGACAACGAACTCGGCGCGGAAATCGCGGAGGAGGACATCGACGAAGTCCAGGGTGCAATCGACAGCATCCCCGTCCACGAGGTGGACGCGTTCCTCGTCCTCGCCGGACTCGGCGGGGGTACGGGAAGCGGCGGTGCGCCCGTGCTCGCGAAGCACATCAAGCGCATCTACACCGAACCCGTCTACGGCCTCGGCATCCTGCCGGGCGGCGACGAGGGAGGGATTTACACGCTCAACGCCGCGCGGTCGTTCCAGACGTTCGTGCGCGAGGTGGACAACCTCCTCGTGTTCGACAACGACGCCTGGCGGAAGACCGGTGAGTCCGTGCAGGGCGGGTACGACGAGATCAACGAGGAGATCGTCAAGCGCTTCGGCGTCCTGTTCGGCGCGGGCGAAGTCGAGCAGGGCGGCGAAGTCGCGGAGTCCGTCGTGGACTCCTCGGAGATCATCAACACGCTCGCGGGCGGCGGCGTCTCCACGGTCGGATACGCCTCCGAGACCGTCGAGACCTCCGGGAGTTCGGGCGGAGGCCTGCTCTCCAAGTTCACGGGCGGCTCGAACAGCCAGCCGGAGGACTCCGCGAACACCACGAACCGCATCACGAGTCTGGTGCGGAAGGCCGCGCTCGGCCGGCTCACCCTCCCCTGCGAGATCGACGGGGCGGAGCGCGCGCTCCTCGTCACCGCCGGCCCGCCCGCCTTCCTCAACCGGAAAGGCATCGAGCGCGGGCGGAAGTGGCTGGAGGAGCAGACCGGGTCGATGGAAGTCCGCGGCGGCGACTACCCCGTGCCGAACTCGGGGAGCGTCGCGGCGGTCGTCCTGCTCGCGGGCGTGACGAACGTCCCCCGGATCAAGGAACTCCAGCAGGTCGCCATCGAGGCGCAGGAGAACATCGACGAGATTCGAGACGAGAGCGAAGAAAACTTGCAGAACCTCGTCGAAGACGACGACGATGAACTCGAATCGCTCTTCTAG
- a CDS encoding DUF4398 domain-containing protein gives MNSNRSSRAVVAVLGLVLLVAAVAPAAAAVPSIDGSAPDTAEVGSTVDRTYTLTDLFTEYNEWTLTAETDLSEVTWTVTTYDNTGQQIAQETYTGQSFQHALVASDGAVRATVRLQATVPEVSESLWSYDPPQQYTVAEFAQTQQGGSSTTISEYLTRPYTQQSSQARTQIDQAKAAIQDAENSDVSVSDAKATLQNAVSAYNNANFQLAVDLANEAEQQAEDALSAAQQSQQTTRLLLYGGVALVVVLLAAGGYLLYRRNQGSQDKLA, from the coding sequence ATGAACTCGAATCGCTCTTCTAGAGCGGTCGTCGCCGTCCTCGGTCTCGTCCTCCTCGTCGCGGCAGTCGCGCCTGCAGCGGCCGCCGTGCCGTCGATAGACGGGAGTGCGCCCGACACCGCAGAGGTCGGGTCGACCGTCGACCGGACGTACACGCTCACCGACCTGTTCACGGAGTACAACGAGTGGACGCTCACCGCGGAGACCGACCTCTCCGAGGTGACGTGGACGGTGACGACGTACGACAACACGGGCCAGCAGATCGCGCAGGAGACGTACACGGGCCAGTCGTTCCAACACGCGCTCGTCGCGAGTGACGGCGCGGTCCGCGCGACGGTTCGCCTGCAGGCGACGGTGCCCGAGGTATCGGAGTCCCTCTGGAGCTACGACCCGCCCCAGCAGTACACGGTCGCTGAGTTCGCACAAACCCAGCAGGGCGGATCCAGTACCACCATCAGCGAGTACCTGACGCGGCCGTACACGCAGCAGTCGAGTCAGGCGCGCACCCAGATAGACCAGGCGAAGGCCGCGATTCAGGACGCGGAGAACTCCGATGTCTCCGTTTCCGACGCGAAAGCGACGCTCCAGAACGCCGTTTCGGCGTACAACAACGCGAACTTCCAACTGGCGGTTGACCTCGCGAACGAGGCCGAACAGCAGGCTGAGGACGCGCTCTCGGCAGCCCAGCAGTCCCAGCAGACGACGCGGCTCCTGCTGTACGGCGGCGTGGCGCTCGTGGTCGTCCTGCTCGCCGCGGGTGGCTACCTCCTCTACCGGCGGAATCAGGGCTCGCAGGACAAGCTCGCGTAG